In Thermomonas paludicola, the following are encoded in one genomic region:
- a CDS encoding MATE family efflux transporter — protein sequence MAHRPPTPARFRHEVGRTLRLAAPLAAGHLSSGLVSLVDAVVAGHHGTATLAAVSVGAALFWLPMLVPMGTLMALPPTVSQLDGGGRRAEIGPLFRQALWLALALGLVLLALLSAIPPLLGPMGITADIVPGVIGFLHALRWGVPAFALYLAMRYLSDGLHWSLPTMLLGFGGLCLLAPTAYVLTNGLLGFPELGATGIGIATTLMFWMQALVFALYLWRSPRFSDLQLFSRWDWPQLPCLRALLRTGLPIGVTITMEGGLFAVTALLIGRLGEVPAAAHQVALNVATLCFMLPFGLAEATTVRVAHALGRGDRSGVRRAAFAGLVLALCTQAVSALVLLAGHGAIASLYSADPAVIALGGSLLLYAALFQLPDGIQVVSAGALRGLNDTRVPMWLAVLAYWGIGMPVGAGLGLALGWGPRGMWLGLTAGLLVAALLLGWRFLRSSARLPMPAAASSPAAVTMTDAA from the coding sequence ATGGCGCATCGTCCCCCCACGCCTGCCCGCTTCCGCCACGAGGTGGGGCGCACTCTGCGTCTGGCTGCCCCGCTGGCGGCCGGGCATCTGTCCAGTGGCTTGGTCAGCCTGGTGGATGCGGTGGTGGCCGGCCATCACGGCACCGCCACGCTGGCGGCGGTGTCGGTGGGTGCGGCGCTGTTCTGGCTGCCGATGCTGGTGCCGATGGGGACGCTGATGGCGCTGCCGCCAACGGTGTCGCAGCTGGACGGCGGCGGGCGGCGCGCCGAGATCGGCCCGCTGTTCCGCCAGGCGTTGTGGCTGGCGCTGGCGCTGGGTCTGGTGCTGCTGGCCCTGCTGAGCGCGATACCGCCACTGCTGGGGCCGATGGGCATCACCGCCGACATCGTGCCCGGGGTGATCGGCTTCCTGCATGCCCTGCGCTGGGGCGTTCCGGCGTTCGCCCTGTACCTGGCAATGCGCTATCTGAGCGATGGCCTGCACTGGTCACTGCCGACCATGCTGCTGGGCTTCGGCGGGCTGTGCCTGCTGGCGCCAACGGCCTATGTATTGACCAACGGGTTGCTGGGATTCCCGGAGCTTGGCGCGACCGGCATCGGCATTGCCACCACGCTGATGTTCTGGATGCAGGCGCTGGTGTTCGCGCTGTATCTGTGGCGCAGCCCGCGCTTTTCCGACTTGCAGCTGTTCTCGCGTTGGGACTGGCCGCAGCTGCCCTGCCTGCGCGCGCTGTTGCGCACGGGGCTGCCGATCGGGGTCACCATCACCATGGAGGGCGGCCTGTTCGCCGTCACCGCGCTGCTGATCGGGCGCCTGGGCGAGGTACCGGCCGCCGCCCACCAGGTGGCCCTGAACGTGGCCACGCTGTGCTTCATGCTGCCCTTCGGACTGGCCGAGGCCACCACCGTGCGCGTCGCCCACGCGCTGGGTCGCGGCGACCGCAGCGGCGTGCGCCGCGCCGCGTTCGCCGGGCTGGTGCTGGCGCTGTGTACGCAGGCGGTCTCGGCGCTGGTGTTGCTGGCCGGACATGGCGCCATCGCCTCGCTTTACAGCGCCGACCCTGCGGTCATCGCGCTGGGCGGGAGCCTGTTGCTGTACGCCGCGCTGTTCCAGTTGCCGGACGGCATCCAGGTCGTGTCGGCGGGCGCCCTGCGCGGGCTGAACGATACCCGCGTGCCGATGTGGCTGGCGGTGCTGGCCTACTGGGGCATCGGCATGCCGGTCGGCGCCGGCCTCGGGCTGGCGCTTGGCTGGGGGCCGCGCGGAATGTGGCTGGGCCTGACCGCAGGCCTGCTGGTGGCGGCCCTGCTGCTGGGTTGGCGCTTCCTGCGCAGCAGCGCGCGCCTGCCGATGCCTGCGGCCGCATCGTCCCCGGCGGCAGTCACCATGACCGATGCCGCATGA
- a CDS encoding DUF3667 domain-containing protein: MTANDASDSPRESPPARCRNCGAPLHGPHCHACGQPVKGLMRPLGSVFGDLLDSVFDLDLRVLRTLGPLLTKPGFLSLEYFAGRQVRYVTPFRLFFFFAVLAFFVARLTLQVDTRMTEGDGHQAMANATTVAAVVRERDARLAQFEAARREMTGTPAAMGLPGIAAGEQAIREAADARIRELQGAPAAKVAPSSAQTPQPRGLVINGQRWDAQRHPVAIAWLPAFANRWLNQQAQHASDNVARLKRDPDAFKDAVLGTIPTTLFVLVPVFALMLKLAYLFKRRLYMEHLIVALHSHAFLCLMLLLMLLANVPAETFAPDGTWLNSAFDWVEGALLLWVPVYLLLMQKRVYAQGWSVTLLKFGVIGFCYSLLLGCAITAAAMIGLVSM; the protein is encoded by the coding sequence ATGACTGCCAACGACGCCAGTGATTCGCCTCGCGAGTCGCCGCCGGCGCGCTGCCGCAACTGCGGCGCGCCCTTGCATGGCCCGCATTGCCACGCGTGCGGGCAGCCGGTGAAGGGGCTGATGCGACCGCTGGGCAGCGTGTTCGGCGATTTGCTGGACAGCGTCTTCGACCTGGACCTGCGCGTGCTGCGCACGCTTGGCCCGCTGCTCACCAAGCCGGGATTCCTGTCCCTGGAATATTTCGCCGGCCGGCAGGTGCGCTACGTCACCCCATTCCGGCTGTTCTTCTTTTTCGCCGTGCTGGCATTCTTCGTGGCACGGCTGACGCTGCAGGTCGATACCCGCATGACGGAGGGCGATGGCCATCAGGCCATGGCCAATGCCACCACGGTGGCCGCGGTGGTGCGCGAGCGCGATGCGCGGCTTGCGCAATTCGAAGCGGCCCGGCGGGAGATGACCGGAACCCCGGCGGCGATGGGTCTTCCCGGCATTGCGGCCGGCGAACAGGCGATTCGTGAAGCTGCCGACGCGCGCATCCGGGAACTGCAGGGCGCTCCCGCCGCGAAGGTGGCGCCGAGCAGCGCGCAAACGCCGCAACCCCGTGGCCTGGTCATCAACGGCCAGCGCTGGGATGCGCAGCGCCATCCCGTGGCCATCGCCTGGTTGCCGGCCTTTGCCAACCGCTGGCTCAATCAGCAGGCGCAGCACGCCAGCGACAACGTGGCGCGCCTCAAGCGCGACCCGGATGCGTTCAAGGATGCGGTGCTGGGCACCATCCCCACCACCTTGTTCGTGCTGGTTCCGGTGTTCGCGCTGATGCTGAAGCTCGCCTATCTGTTCAAGCGTCGGCTGTACATGGAACACTTGATCGTGGCCCTGCACAGCCATGCGTTCCTGTGCTTGATGCTGTTGCTGATGTTGCTGGCGAACGTGCCGGCGGAAACGTTCGCGCCGGATGGCACGTGGTTGAACAGCGCCTTCGACTGGGTCGAGGGCGCATTGCTGCTGTGGGTGCCGGTGTACCTGCTGTTGATGCAAAAGCGCGTGTACGCGCAAGGCTGGTCGGTGACGTTGCTGAAGTTCGGCGTGATCGGGTTCTGCTATTCGCTGCTGCTGGGTTGCGCCATCACCGCAGCGGCGATGATCGGGCTGGTGTCGATGTAG
- a CDS encoding DUF3106 domain-containing protein, which produces MTAASPPLPAAVAAFLRGLDARARLLADAQAGDRDAARRALAVAAQVFASDAASWPIAQWPQQYWRLLLSVPAMGHAAAPGTVGPLPGIARLAPPLRAAVLLHLVAALEDTDAAAALGIDIARYQQRIRDALPTDTLGQPDVAVWRAWRAAVQRALEPAPAAPALQSLAHARPAPAVATAPRDPPLHPQRRHLRWLWLGVLLCLAALAATFLLHPRARALLEEWRNRVHVEPLPPADPPKARFNAADPALHPDRELLLHPQELSFARELPLLAWLAADAGDVLPAEPPAAQPALSGNADDGIAQRMQAWDRLLPQQRSVQRSAWAEWQALTDDERRLLRDTAARYSALTTAQQQSLRNRYAGLSFDAHRGWHLGPALGRQWPRIAALFTPLDGGARGALLDLLRGATPEDIEALARLAQTTPPEARAELRRDLLAQPPSQRAAWLQARLQR; this is translated from the coding sequence ATGACCGCCGCTTCGCCCCCCCTGCCCGCGGCCGTGGCCGCCTTCCTGCGCGGCCTGGACGCGCGCGCGCGGCTGCTGGCGGACGCGCAGGCCGGCGACCGCGATGCCGCGCGACGCGCGCTTGCCGTCGCGGCCCAGGTTTTCGCATCGGATGCGGCGAGCTGGCCCATCGCACAGTGGCCGCAGCAGTATTGGCGGCTGCTGCTGTCGGTTCCCGCGATGGGCCACGCGGCTGCGCCGGGGACTGTCGGCCCGCTGCCGGGCATCGCTAGGCTGGCACCGCCGCTGCGCGCGGCCGTGCTGCTGCATCTGGTCGCCGCGCTGGAAGACACCGATGCCGCCGCAGCGCTGGGCATCGACATTGCGCGTTACCAACAGCGCATCCGCGACGCGCTGCCGACGGACACGCTTGGCCAGCCGGACGTGGCCGTCTGGCGCGCATGGCGTGCCGCCGTGCAGCGCGCGTTGGAGCCGGCGCCGGCAGCACCCGCCCTGCAGTCGCTTGCGCACGCCCGCCCGGCGCCGGCTGTCGCCACGGCGCCCCGCGATCCCCCATTGCACCCGCAGCGCCGCCACCTGCGCTGGCTGTGGCTCGGCGTGTTGCTCTGCCTCGCGGCGCTGGCCGCCACGTTCTTGCTGCACCCGCGCGCGCGCGCGCTGCTGGAGGAATGGCGCAACCGCGTACACGTCGAACCGCTGCCGCCCGCCGACCCACCGAAAGCGCGCTTCAACGCAGCCGACCCCGCCCTGCATCCGGATCGGGAGCTGCTGCTGCACCCGCAGGAGTTGTCATTCGCCCGCGAATTGCCGCTGCTGGCGTGGCTGGCGGCGGACGCTGGCGATGTCCTGCCAGCGGAGCCACCCGCCGCCCAGCCTGCGCTCAGCGGCAACGCCGACGACGGAATCGCGCAACGCATGCAGGCATGGGACCGCCTGCTGCCGCAACAACGCAGCGTGCAACGCAGCGCCTGGGCGGAATGGCAGGCACTGACCGATGACGAGAGACGCCTCCTGCGCGACACCGCCGCCCGCTACAGCGCGCTGACGACGGCGCAACAGCAGTCGCTGCGCAACCGCTACGCCGGGTTGTCCTTTGATGCACACCGGGGCTGGCATCTGGGCCCCGCGCTGGGGCGGCAGTGGCCGCGGATCGCCGCGCTGTTCACCCCGCTCGATGGCGGCGCGCGCGGCGCCCTGCTGGACCTGTTGCGCGGCGCCACGCCCGAGGACATCGAAGCGCTGGCGCGCCTGGCGCAGACCACCCCGCCGGAAGCGCGGGCGGAACTGCGCCGTGACCTGCTGGCCCAGCCGCCTTCGCAACGCGCGGCCTGGCTGCAAGCGCGGCTGCAGCGCTGA